The following proteins are co-located in the Paludibaculum fermentans genome:
- a CDS encoding InlB B-repeat-containing protein — MVLRSNSRLFPALAFVFFSCAHSFAASQPGIAAGNGANPDLSINMVHTTSFLQGQINAVYLIHVENAGTAPTAGTITVVDSMPSGITILSMSGPGWTCAANTCTRSDSFPAGQMLPTISVFASVANNAPPSVSNIVTVFGGGDTNIANNIANDVATIAANGWVLGWGYEVSPGNHIPAGLNDAVAVFPGPNHAIALRKNGTVVVWNYASVDTPAAVRALSGVVAVAAGNLTGYALRSDGTVYAWDLYTGTPVSNTVSNVVALAAADQICHALNADGTFSTIGPLFWASDWYPPAGTANVVQISARQRSFVGLTWDGKVVSWGASAPPTPAGLGPLARVEALGGYTAAGIRQDGTVVAWDNGSGEPGATVPSGLNNVVSLAGEAYAMALKADGTIQAWGVSGENQVEFAARVSQARALVGNGSYAMAILSAPPVNVTVQARAAGVDLASPLYGQPQLIFDGIQFGTSRTFQVAPGSSHDIAFLPPDPASSITTRFYFKNWSDGGAIARTVSAAADTTFTVNLGTQFRLDTSASAGGAISPATSFHEAGSSVLIKATPQAGYVFSYFSWPNTIETNNPTRMTMTAPISMTANFEKPAGPVARLSLEQVHKPVQGQQNAVYVARVSNVGVADLSGFNLYFQGITVVGTIGTGWTCSGKACSRTDSLPAGQSFPAILVVAAIDKTATGKFTATVNGFDEANLRAITASASSSISGAGNAVVGWGDNSSGQAGPPSGVSNLVDVSAGFKHSLALKGDGTVAAWGDNSKLQTSVPPGVSSIIAIAAGGNHNLALNGGGGVITWGDNTSGQTSVPAGLSNVIAIAAGANHSLALTSQGTVIAWGANGSGQASVPSSVIDAVSIAAGGDHSLAVLRNGTVVAWGSNAAGESTVPAGLNSVKSVSAGAEFSLALKDDGTLAAWGTSPASIQTGIPADLAAVRVLAAGASHVLAQQWDETLRAWGDNAHGQTVLPAGLTLVDAIAAGSAHSLAIASAPPLVDITFATQPQGAVYVVDGVSYSSPQKFQWPAGSSHSVAASSPQSAAPGTQYVLQSWSDGFAGTSRTLVVGAPQDFGLYFKTRYLLTTSATAGGSIIPSTGYLDASSPMAVIAVPDPGFVFSGFSLDLTGSANPQSLTMSKPATVTARFTAVSPQPPSVDLSPTTGSGASASLTATYLAPLGYQNLSWVQLLLAAAPDGGGQPYCFIHFDVQGDAFWVYGDGGFFVGPVARAATSAQLQNSLCALNTKTSTVTGNGVALTLKADVVFKSAAARNIYLRAYTQGDLDTGWVLKGTWTSAAIPLGSKSVLPASGSAAQPSFAASFTDPAGFEGTTAGWSQFRVAAATDGGGQPFCFVHYDRAGNGLWMYSSDVGFFLGPVSPGAASTLLDSSACAVKTSSTATAQQSGALQVIISLTLKAPMAGPKNLYQRSLDPLGRDSGWIKTGTWTIP, encoded by the coding sequence GTGGTCTTGCGGTCGAATTCCCGTCTTTTCCCTGCCCTGGCATTCGTCTTTTTTTCCTGTGCACATTCATTTGCGGCGAGCCAGCCCGGCATTGCCGCCGGCAATGGCGCGAATCCTGACCTTTCGATAAACATGGTGCACACCACCAGCTTTCTGCAGGGTCAGATCAATGCTGTTTACCTCATTCATGTGGAAAACGCGGGCACCGCGCCCACGGCCGGCACCATCACCGTGGTCGATTCCATGCCTTCCGGCATCACCATTCTGTCGATGTCGGGGCCAGGCTGGACTTGCGCGGCAAACACCTGCACCCGAAGCGATAGCTTTCCCGCCGGTCAGATGCTGCCCACCATCAGTGTTTTCGCCAGCGTGGCAAACAACGCACCACCCTCTGTCAGCAATATAGTCACGGTTTTCGGCGGTGGTGACACGAACATCGCAAACAACATTGCCAACGATGTGGCAACGATCGCCGCCAACGGCTGGGTGCTGGGTTGGGGCTATGAGGTTAGCCCGGGGAATCATATCCCGGCAGGCCTGAACGATGCTGTCGCAGTATTCCCAGGGCCAAACCACGCCATTGCACTTCGCAAGAATGGCACGGTGGTGGTTTGGAATTACGCCAGCGTCGACACCCCGGCGGCGGTCCGGGCTCTCTCCGGAGTGGTCGCCGTGGCGGCAGGCAACCTCACCGGCTACGCGCTGAGAAGCGATGGGACGGTTTATGCCTGGGATCTATACACCGGAACTCCGGTGAGCAACACTGTGTCGAACGTCGTGGCCCTCGCGGCAGCCGACCAGATTTGTCATGCCCTGAATGCGGACGGAACCTTCAGTACCATCGGCCCTCTCTTCTGGGCGTCCGATTGGTACCCACCGGCCGGCACCGCGAATGTCGTACAGATCTCCGCCCGCCAGAGGTCGTTTGTAGGATTGACCTGGGATGGCAAGGTGGTGAGTTGGGGCGCCTCTGCACCGCCGACGCCCGCTGGACTGGGGCCGCTGGCTCGGGTGGAGGCCCTTGGGGGCTATACGGCCGCTGGCATCCGGCAGGACGGAACCGTGGTCGCCTGGGACAACGGAAGCGGCGAACCCGGCGCCACCGTCCCTTCCGGCTTGAATAACGTGGTGTCGCTGGCCGGAGAAGCTTACGCGATGGCCCTCAAGGCGGACGGGACCATCCAGGCGTGGGGTGTGTCCGGTGAGAACCAGGTCGAATTCGCAGCCAGGGTTTCCCAGGCTCGGGCCCTCGTAGGCAACGGCTCCTATGCCATGGCGATCCTCTCAGCTCCACCCGTCAATGTCACGGTACAGGCACGGGCTGCCGGCGTGGATCTCGCCAGCCCCCTTTACGGACAGCCGCAGCTCATTTTTGACGGCATCCAGTTTGGCACCTCGCGCACCTTCCAGGTCGCGCCAGGGAGTTCGCACGACATTGCATTCCTCCCCCCTGACCCCGCCAGCAGCATCACTACGCGGTTCTACTTCAAGAACTGGAGCGATGGCGGTGCGATTGCGCGCACTGTGTCCGCAGCGGCCGACACAACATTCACAGTCAATCTCGGCACGCAGTTCAGGCTCGACACCTCGGCTTCAGCCGGCGGGGCGATCAGCCCGGCCACGTCATTCCATGAAGCCGGCAGCTCGGTCCTGATTAAAGCAACACCCCAGGCGGGCTATGTTTTCTCCTATTTCAGTTGGCCGAACACTATCGAGACCAACAACCCCACGCGGATGACCATGACGGCGCCGATCAGCATGACGGCGAACTTCGAAAAGCCCGCCGGCCCGGTAGCCCGCCTCAGCCTGGAGCAGGTGCACAAACCGGTGCAAGGCCAGCAGAACGCAGTCTATGTCGCCCGGGTATCGAACGTAGGCGTGGCTGACTTGAGTGGCTTCAATCTGTATTTCCAGGGCATTACGGTGGTAGGGACCATCGGCACGGGCTGGACCTGTTCCGGCAAGGCATGCAGCCGCACCGATTCGTTGCCGGCGGGGCAGAGCTTTCCGGCCATCCTCGTGGTCGCCGCCATCGACAAGACGGCAACCGGGAAATTTACGGCGACGGTAAACGGATTCGACGAGGCTAATTTGCGGGCTATCACCGCCTCAGCGTCCTCGAGCATCTCCGGAGCAGGTAATGCGGTGGTGGGATGGGGGGACAATTCATCCGGACAAGCCGGACCGCCGTCCGGGGTGTCCAACCTCGTCGACGTCTCGGCTGGCTTCAAACACAGCCTGGCGCTGAAGGGGGACGGCACGGTCGCCGCCTGGGGCGACAACTCGAAATTGCAGACCAGCGTGCCGCCCGGTGTCTCCAGCATCATTGCCATCGCCGCCGGAGGGAACCATAACCTGGCGCTGAACGGCGGGGGTGGGGTGATCACCTGGGGTGACAACACGAGCGGACAGACCTCCGTGCCGGCCGGCCTCTCCAATGTCATCGCCATCGCCGCCGGCGCCAATCACAGCCTCGCCCTGACCAGCCAGGGCACAGTCATCGCCTGGGGCGCCAACGGCAGCGGGCAAGCGTCTGTCCCTTCCAGCGTCATTGACGCAGTCTCCATTGCAGCCGGGGGAGACCACTCGCTGGCCGTACTCAGAAACGGAACCGTGGTCGCCTGGGGCAGCAACGCCGCCGGAGAAAGCACCGTACCAGCCGGCTTGAATAGTGTGAAATCCGTCTCGGCCGGCGCCGAGTTCAGCCTGGCGCTGAAAGACGATGGGACGCTGGCCGCCTGGGGCACCAGCCCCGCGTCGATCCAGACCGGGATTCCAGCCGATCTCGCCGCGGTCCGCGTTCTCGCCGCCGGCGCGTCGCACGTCCTCGCCCAGCAATGGGATGAGACGCTGCGCGCGTGGGGCGACAACGCCCACGGCCAGACCGTCCTGCCCGCCGGACTCACCCTCGTCGACGCTATCGCCGCCGGCAGCGCGCACAGCCTCGCCATCGCCTCGGCGCCGCCCCTCGTTGACATCACATTCGCAACCCAGCCACAAGGCGCTGTTTATGTGGTCGACGGCGTCAGCTACTCCTCTCCACAGAAGTTCCAGTGGCCGGCGGGCAGCAGCCATTCCGTGGCCGCCTCATCACCCCAGTCGGCGGCGCCCGGTACGCAGTATGTCCTCCAGTCATGGTCTGACGGCTTTGCCGGCACCTCCCGGACCCTCGTGGTGGGCGCACCGCAGGACTTCGGCCTCTATTTCAAGACAAGGTACCTGCTGACGACTTCCGCCACAGCCGGCGGCAGCATCATCCCCTCCACCGGCTACCTTGACGCAAGCAGCCCCATGGCGGTCATTGCGGTCCCGGATCCTGGATTTGTCTTCAGCGGTTTCAGCCTCGATCTGACCGGTTCGGCGAATCCCCAGTCGCTCACCATGTCAAAGCCCGCTACCGTCACCGCCCGGTTCACCGCCGTCAGTCCGCAGCCCCCATCCGTCGATCTGTCGCCCACCACGGGTTCCGGAGCCTCCGCCTCGCTCACGGCAACCTATCTGGCCCCGCTCGGGTACCAGAACCTCTCCTGGGTCCAGTTGCTGCTGGCCGCCGCACCCGACGGCGGAGGCCAGCCCTACTGCTTCATCCACTTCGATGTCCAGGGTGATGCGTTCTGGGTCTACGGCGACGGCGGTTTCTTCGTCGGACCCGTCGCCCGCGCCGCCACCAGCGCCCAGTTGCAGAACTCGCTCTGCGCGCTCAATACGAAGACATCCACTGTCACCGGCAATGGCGTCGCGCTCACCCTGAAGGCCGATGTCGTGTTCAAATCAGCCGCCGCCAGAAACATCTACCTGCGCGCGTACACCCAGGGCGATCTCGACACAGGCTGGGTCCTGAAAGGCACGTGGACTTCCGCGGCCATCCCCCTGGGTTCGAAGAGTGTCCTGCCCGCTTCCGGCTCCGCCGCCCAGCCGAGCTTCGCGGCCTCGTTCACAGATCCGGCTGGGTTTGAAGGGACCACCGCCGGGTGGTCACAGTTCCGGGTGGCCGCCGCTACCGATGGAGGCGGGCAACCCTTCTGCTTCGTCCACTACGACCGGGCGGGCAACGGGTTGTGGATGTACTCCAGCGATGTCGGGTTCTTCCTGGGACCGGTCAGCCCGGGCGCAGCCTCCACACTCCTCGACAGCAGCGCCTGCGCCGTGAAAACCTCCTCCACAGCCACCGCCCAACAGTCGGGCGCCTTGCAGGTAATCATCTCCCTCACCCTCAAGGCCCCCATGGCGGGACCAAAGAACCTCTACCAGCGCAGCCTCGATCCCTTGGGACGCGATTCCGGCTGGATCAAAACCGGTACATGGACCATCCCGTAA
- a CDS encoding VWA domain-containing protein: protein MHSPPPFLPLLGRLGLLTGVMFLLASAQPQKFDVQSRLVQVPVLVTDAKGNTLDGLDTADFQLLDNGQPQKLIVDSLGSGLAPISLVIAVQTSGISAPVLEKVRKIGAMIQPLIIGERGCAAVVTFSEKVDWLQECTNSNDAIDAALSRLKPAEPRAGRMLDAVSEAVGRLNTRPNSRHVLLLISESKDRGSETSLEAVARMCESSAVSVYAFTYSAFVTGFTTKSNPITRLPIGMRRSTLGRHEPASPPTLDRQPRSTPPEQRVDVLAAGEELARLDKSNTAQVLTTLTGGTIMPFTRQAALEEVVQKLGSELQTQYVLSFTPEDRTPGYHRIELKLKREGDFLLRARPGYWAGAAQ from the coding sequence ATGCACTCGCCCCCCCCGTTCCTCCCTCTCCTTGGCCGGCTGGGGCTGTTGACTGGTGTCATGTTCCTGCTGGCCTCCGCCCAACCCCAGAAATTCGATGTGCAATCCCGCCTCGTCCAGGTCCCTGTCCTGGTCACTGACGCCAAGGGAAATACCCTGGACGGCCTGGATACCGCGGATTTTCAGCTTCTGGATAACGGCCAGCCGCAGAAGCTCATCGTCGATTCCCTGGGCAGCGGCCTGGCGCCCATTTCCCTCGTCATCGCGGTCCAGACTTCGGGCATTTCCGCGCCGGTCCTGGAGAAGGTTCGAAAAATAGGAGCCATGATTCAGCCGCTCATCATCGGCGAGCGGGGCTGCGCCGCCGTGGTCACTTTCTCGGAAAAAGTGGACTGGCTGCAGGAGTGCACTAATAGTAATGATGCCATCGATGCTGCGCTCAGCCGCTTAAAGCCGGCCGAACCCAGGGCTGGCCGTATGCTGGACGCGGTTTCGGAAGCGGTCGGCCGCCTGAATACCCGGCCGAACTCCCGCCATGTCCTGCTGCTGATCTCCGAATCGAAGGACAGGGGCAGCGAGACTAGCCTGGAAGCTGTTGCCCGCATGTGCGAATCTTCCGCCGTGAGCGTCTACGCGTTCACTTACTCGGCATTCGTCACGGGATTCACCACCAAGTCCAATCCCATTACGCGCTTGCCCATCGGTATGCGGCGCTCCACCCTGGGCCGTCACGAACCTGCCAGCCCGCCGACCCTTGACCGCCAGCCGCGCTCAACTCCGCCGGAGCAGCGCGTTGACGTCCTGGCCGCCGGCGAGGAATTGGCCCGGCTGGATAAGTCCAACACCGCCCAGGTGTTGACGACGCTCACCGGAGGAACCATCATGCCCTTCACCCGCCAGGCCGCCCTGGAAGAGGTGGTGCAGAAGCTCGGCTCCGAGCTGCAAACCCAATACGTGCTTAGCTTTACCCCCGAAGACCGGACGCCGGGCTACCACCGTATCGAATTGAAGCTCAAACGCGAGGGCGATTTCCTCCTTCGGGCCAGGCCCGGCTACTGGGCAGGCGCTGCTCAGTAG
- a CDS encoding uroporphyrinogen decarboxylase family protein has protein sequence MDQRFYLDLAEAGLRMPVGADLLLQEQEDPEAVLLDAGRLGPVVAAAARRYNTPLAFPLMDLRLEKADLLAFCGIPEDLVDSFHFAEPPSSELIPALRLADARPFSTRIQANQGAVRFIADCPGLLPVGMLIGPFSLMTKLVADPIAPVAMAGNGVTAEEDDGVRLVERCLQLALLTVLRSARAQIAAGAKAMIVCEPAANTVYLSPRQLRGGSGLLERFVLEPNRQLRALLAAHGVDLIFHNCGTLTSDMVRQFAAELKPSILSLGSSRKLWEDAAVVRQEIVLFGNLPTKMFYSDSVMPVEEVTRLTLELKAKMAECGHPHILGSECDVLHVPEAAATIRAKVDAMLRAGT, from the coding sequence ATGGATCAGCGGTTCTATCTGGATCTGGCGGAGGCGGGCCTGCGAATGCCCGTCGGGGCGGATTTGCTCCTGCAGGAGCAGGAGGATCCGGAGGCGGTCCTCCTCGACGCCGGACGGCTTGGGCCGGTGGTGGCCGCGGCCGCCAGGCGGTACAACACGCCGCTCGCCTTTCCTCTCATGGATTTGCGGCTGGAGAAGGCCGATCTGCTGGCCTTCTGCGGCATACCCGAGGACTTAGTCGACTCGTTCCACTTTGCCGAGCCGCCCTCCAGTGAGCTCATCCCGGCCCTACGCCTCGCCGATGCCCGGCCGTTCTCTACCAGGATTCAGGCGAATCAGGGCGCTGTCCGCTTCATCGCGGATTGCCCCGGTCTACTGCCGGTCGGCATGCTGATCGGGCCCTTTTCCCTGATGACGAAGCTCGTCGCCGATCCCATCGCGCCCGTCGCCATGGCGGGCAACGGCGTGACCGCCGAGGAAGACGACGGGGTCCGGCTGGTGGAGCGTTGCCTGCAACTGGCCCTGCTAACCGTCCTGCGTTCCGCACGTGCGCAGATTGCGGCAGGGGCGAAGGCCATGATCGTCTGCGAGCCCGCGGCGAATACCGTCTACCTCTCTCCGCGCCAACTGCGTGGAGGCTCCGGCCTGCTCGAGCGCTTCGTCTTGGAGCCCAACCGCCAATTGCGGGCCCTGCTCGCCGCGCATGGTGTGGACCTGATCTTCCACAATTGCGGAACGCTCACCAGCGACATGGTGCGGCAGTTTGCCGCCGAACTGAAACCCTCCATCCTAAGCTTGGGTAGCAGCCGCAAGCTGTGGGAGGATGCGGCCGTCGTTCGGCAAGAGATCGTCCTCTTTGGGAACCTGCCCACCAAAATGTTCTACTCGGACTCGGTGATGCCTGTGGAAGAAGTGACGCGCCTCACCCTGGAGCTGAAAGCAAAGATGGCTGAGTGCGGCCACCCGCACATC